CTTTACAAGTTTTTTGCTTTGTGAAGAGCCATGTCATAATCCGTTTCTAACCTGAATCctcatttgtttttattgggGGAACAGGTTGGTTCAGGTTCTAGTAAGCAATTGACAACTACTCAGGTTTTAAAGAGAGTTGGATATTTTTCAGGAAATTCAGGTGCTTCCCcgattttcattagttttttcaAGTCCTGTTGTTTTCTCCACTGCTTTCTGTTTGCGCTTACAGGGTTCCTTTCCTCCCCAGTGTTGTGCTTGCTGATGATTGTTAAGTTTGGCCTGTGATGCATGTTGTAGGTTTGTACAACGGTTTTCTATGGTTAGCAGCGGGAAGAACTTTGGGGTTGGGAGCTCGTTTTGGAACCTATGAAATTTTGACTGCCTTCTATAAAggtattttctcttcatttttgGGTAACTGATAATAAACACGTGCATACACATGGTACCAAAATTCATCGTTATTATACATTGATTTACAGCTTCCGACACCTTTTGTGGTTGCAAATACTTTTTTGGCAGATGGTCGAGAAGATAACTATGTCTACGTCTCTGAGGCCCTCCTGGCGGGACTTGTTTCTGGTGTTGTAGAATCACTAATAAGCTCCCCATTTGAACTTATAAAACTACGTGCCCAGGTGACCTCTGCTTCTCGCATTCCAAACTCGGCCTCTCTCCCAGGAAAGGAAGCTGTTGCACCTTTGATTCAAAGATTGCTACGTGGGTGTAGTCCGGACATGAAGGCATTAAATTCTTCTGTTGCCCTTTTATCCACCCTAACAACCAAGCATCCTAATATGACGAGTGCTTTACAAGAGTACCCATGGATGATGACAGGATCTGGGAAACCACCCTCAGTGTTCAGTGTCAGGAAACCATCTGAAATCATCTCTTTGGAAGGATGGGGTGCATTATGGAGAGGTCTACGGCCAGGAGTTGTTCGGGATTCAGTTTTTGGTGGCATATTCTTTTCTACTTGGCAATCTCTACACCGAGCAATGCTTGACTGGAAGGCAGTGGGGATGGATCCCGAACCCAGGTATTAATGCAACTTGCTATTGACTAACCTGTTTCTTAGTTGAATCACACCATCGAGTACCATTTTTTTGCACTGCTAAAAGGAGCACCTGTTGAACAAAGATGCATTGTTTTATGTTTCCCTTTTTCCATGTTGTTGAAGTGAACTTGTTTTCTCATAGGTCGGATGATGAAATCGGTCCACTTTCTCCTTTGGCTATTAGTATTGCGGCTGGAATTTCTGGTTCTGTTGCTGCAGCTGCTTCTCATTGTTTTGACACGGCCAAATCTCGATCAGAATGTACTGTGCTGCCCAAGGTATGTTACTTACTCTTGGCAAAGTTTAGTCTAGTTTGAGAACGATACACCTTTGATGCACGTATCATGATTTATACTTAGACAACACTTGCTAGCATGTTGATCAATGCGTGTTATCTGTTATAAGGTTTGTTTTGATTGCAAATGTCATTTGTGTTTTGTGGTGGGCAGTATGTCTCAATGGAGAGGAAGCTTCTGAAATGGGGAAGACCAGGGAATAGGTTTGAGAGAGTTACAGGGATCCACCCTTCAGACAGGAATCTCCTGTTCCGCGGCCTTGGGTTACGGATGGCTCGCAGCGGGATCGCATCATTCGTCATGGTCGGAAGCTATTTCTTGGCCGTGGATCGTCTTGTTTGAGGAGCAAAGTAACAGGTAGAGAAGGCTTAGTTGAACAcattgagaaaaagaaagaactgGATTTATACGTGTATAAGTTAGCTGCTTTGTTATCTCATTGAAACTGGACATCCACATAAAGCCGAAGGCATTGATAAAAGTTAACTTCCTTGGGTTGTACGATTCTTCCTCCTTTTACCAAAACAAGCAAagcttattttgtttttgttttttattggaTTCGCCAGAGATATatagaaattatatgaaaaaaaaaaaaaggaaatagagAATGATTAAGGGAAGTGGTGGGATGtattggctaaaattaaaatttagagaaaaaatTGACTTTTCTATACAAATTTAGCGAAATAAACAAGTAAATCGACGATAAAATCAAAAGAGAAACATATACGACGTGTCGTTTCCCCGCTCAAGTATTGGCAGCTAGGGTTTTAGGTGCAGAGATTTCCAAAACCTCTGTAGAATTCAGTTCATGTCTGAGCTGACATGAACACCACACGAAATTCTCCGACTTATTCTCCATAACCCAATGTTTCCCttttattacaatttacaattcaacaaaaaaaaaaaattaaaaagttgcACGGCAGCGCTCTGCTAAGAACCTCGCcgctcttcttcttcatcaaaatCCCACTCCCCCTAATCTCCCGAACGTCCCGCTGTTTCTTCCGCCCAATTCTCCGCTTCCCTAAATCTAAACCGACCCCAATTTCTGCTGGCACCTTCTCCATGGACAAAAGACTCAACCTTTGCACTCTGGCTCTCTCCAACGACTCGCCGTCGCCGTCGTATCCGGCGGTTTCCAACAAAGCCAAAAGGAAAGCGCGGCGGGAGTCGCCCGAGGGGGTCCTGAAGTACAAGCTAGACATGTGTTCCAGGCACGGCCAGCTGATCCAAGCTCTGAGCCTTTACGACAAGGCCAGGAGCAATGGGGTGCCGCTTGGCCTGCACCATTACAATGTTCTGCTCTACCTTTGCTCCTCCAACGGCGGCTGCGATGACGGTGATGTGGGTTTGAAGAGGGGGTTTGAGATTTTTCGCCAGATGGTTGAGGATAAGGTTGTCCCCATTGAGGCAACTTTCACCAGCGCGGCGAGGCTAGCGATCGCGGCGGAGGCCCCGGAAATGGCATGCGTTTCATTTGGTGAAGCAGATGAAGGGTTTGGGGATTCCGCCGAAATTGAGGTCTTACGGTCCGGCATTGTTTGAGTTCTGTAAGAAGGGAGAGGCTGATAGAGCTTATGAGGTCCATGCCCACATGGTTGAATCCGGGGTCGCGGCCGAGGAGCCTGAGATTTCTGCTTTGATAAAAGTTAGTTCTGGTTCGAACAGAGGTGACAAGGTTTATGAGATGTTGCACCGGTTGTGGACCACGGTGAGGCAGGTCTCGGAGTCAACTTATGGGGTGGTGGAGGAGTGGTTTAAGTCCGAGGAGGCGACGAGAGTTGGGATGTGAATAAGGTGCGGGAAGGAGTTGTGAGAGGAGGTGGAGGGTGGCTTGGGAGTGGGAATTGGAGGGTGGAGAGGACTCAGATGGATGAAGCAGGGGTATGCTCTTGTTGCGGTGAAAAGCTCGTCTCTATCGACATTGACCCGAAATAGACTGAGAATTTTGCTACCTCTTTGAGCAAATTGGCTAGCCAAAGGGAGGTTCGGGGTGATTTCATTCGATTCCAGGTGAGTGACTCTGCATTCCCTTGTTTGTTAACTTCAGTTTCTGATATTTAAAGTTCGGCATATCAtaactcaaaattttgaaaaccgaATGATTGCATTGACTTTTCGGATTTCCTCAAACGATTTAACTTGCTTGATATGCATCTTTATATTCATATCACTACATTGATGAGAAGATCTCATTTCGGATGGCGGATTTATGCATTAAGTTATATAGATTGTGTTGCCACTATATCTGTACTTCACCGAATAGTCAACTTTCTAATGATTAGTGCTTGAATCCCACTTAGAAAGTAAGACCGCCATAAGAACATTGTAAGGCAATATGATATCTCCATTTAACCTGTTTTTATTAGGAAAATAGGTTCATAACTCTATTGGGAAGCACAGTTTCTAAAAGGAGTACTAGTGGCAGTGTCTTCCCATTCTTCTGAGTTCAAATTCTTGGAACCACCAAGCCCTCGTGCGATAAGAAGTTAACGGAAGGAAGGGTTTCTTGTGTTTTATTGTTATGTAATCGTGATGCTAGTAGTTAGTCATTCGTCTatacttttattttgtatgacTCAGGCAAATGATACATAATATGTTTGTCAGCTGTCCTGATTGATTAGAAGTTAAACTCATCCAGGAGTGGCTTCAAAGGCATGGTCCATTCGATGCAGTTGTAGATGGTGCCAATGTCGGTCTTATCAATCAACATAATTTCAGCTTTTTCCAGGTGAGTGGCAGACTATGATTAGTTTCGTGACACTCTGTCTTTTGACTTCTTCGTATCAGATATATGAATGGGCTGCTTAATGACCATCTTTGTTGTAGCTCGATGCTCTGGTGAACCGCTTATGCCAAATGAGCCCATCAAAGAGATTGCCACTTGTTATATTGCACCAAAATCGTGTAACTGGTGGCCCTGCTCAGAATCCTAATAACAAGAGATTGTTAGAGAGCTGGAAAAAGTCCGGTGCACTTTACGCTACTCCAGTGGGTTCAAATGATGATTGGTAAGTTTGTGTCTCTTGACCGATCCAAGGGTTGGACTGAACATGCATAGTTATAGTCAATATATACTGCAATTTGTTTCCATGACTTCAATCATCGAAAAATCAAACTTGTGTCTAATTATTACCAGAGTTTACCTGTGCCTAAAATATAGTCCTATGCGATTTGTAGGTACTGGTTGTACGCTGCTGTTAATTGCAAGTGTTTGATGGTGACAAACGATGAGATGAGAGACCACTTGTTCCAACTTCTAGGGACTAGTTTTTTCCCAAGATGGAAAGAAAAACATCAGGTATCACGCGTCTGCTGACTATTGTTTTCGTGACTTGCAAGAATCTTTTGCATGTAGACGTTTGTTGTCCATATGCAAAGAACTTGAAGGATTCTCGCTTGGATCTGTTTTCACAACTACCCCCAAATTTCTCGAAGAAGGCAAGGGGAAGAAATTTGAAATGGGATCTTAGCTGCTCTCGGATTTCTTTCTTACATTAGCATGGCAATGCCGGTAACAAGAAATTCGAAAAAGAACTGTGCAGTTACATTTGTTCGTACGTTGCAGGTCCGATTGTCCGTCTCAAGGCAGGGACTTAAGCTTCACATGCCACCACCTTACTCGATTGTAATTCAGGTGCGATAATCAGCCgataatctcattttttttcgtTCATCCGGTTTTTCAGTTTAAGTCATAACCTTTTGGTTTAGTTAAATCATGCATTGTTGATAAATACTCAACAGGAAGCAGAGGATGGGAAGTGGCATGTGCCAACAACCACAGGTGATGACATTGAGACCCCAAGGCAGTGGCTGTGTGCTACCAGAGCCAGAAATACAAAATAAGAAATGCTAAGGGACTCCCTAAAAAATGAGACTTTTTATAAACTCTCTGCCGCCTCATGCTTTTGGTACAATGTTTTAGTTGACACGACAAAATAACATTAAACTGTATGATGGCATAACGTTCATCGAGAGTCCCactttgaaaaatgacattgAGCTATGAAGTGGCAGAGCATTTCACATACAAAATAGAGAgggaggttttttattttatttttaattctaaaTTATTGGGATGTAATGCTTAAGTGATTATTAAAGATAAAATATAATTCATTGTACAGCATGATAACATTATTtatctaatgatatttttttgtcTATCATTAAGATAAGTTCTCTATTTtccttgattaaaaaaaaaaagaaatgaggTAGATAATTACttgttaataaatttaaaactttaattGAGTCCTTGTCCCAATTAttaattgatataattgatataataatttttttactacAAAGTTCCAATATGAAAATTTATCTTATTCTAAGGATTATAACCTACTATTTGCTTGTACATACTAAACTAGGTTAACGCTAACACATTAACTTGATACGTAGCAAAACAAGAATTACATAACGTATCAAAATTAGTAATTCCTAACGTACATAAATTAAGATTGCATAATAAACCAATCATGTCCCATGATTGCACGTTATGGTTAATGAAATGTTGTCTTTTATTTGGATAATAAAATGTGTCGTTTGAAACTAATCATGATATGATACTTTTACGTAAACTTTAGATTTTGAAGATATTAATTTATCGTTTAATTGGTAaatcaaatataagaaaaaaattgtaatttttataattaaaaattaaaataaagaatgTAGGATAAAAAGTTTAACAATTATAAATGTTtaattgaaaattcaaaattgggCGCCTATTTCAAAGCACCGGTAGGCTGGGTGGCAGAGACACACCGCCACCTGGACAGACATGCAGGGGTCCCACATCCTTAAAGTCCTCTGGGGCCCCACTCTCGCTCTCCCCCCATTGGTCATTGAATTTTCCGACGCGAAAaaccagaagaaaaagaagcccaataaatttaaataattcacAGAAACACCAATGCCCTCCGAGTCTTCGTTTTCTCCAAGAAGCAGAAGAAGCAGATTTCAGAAGACGAAGAAACAAGGAGAAGGCAAAAGCCAAAAGCCATCCGCGGTCTTACCCTTTGTTCCCGAGAAGATGAAATGCCATCTGCATTTTAAAACCGCGCTTTTTCTCAACGTCTTCTGCTTATGGAGTAGCGTTTCTGGGGAGGCGCTGTTTTCTGAGAAGTCGATTTTGCTCGAGATCAAGAGCTCGGTTTCCGACCCGGATGGGGTTCTCTTCGGCTGGAGATCCAACAGCTTCGATCACCACTGTTCGTGGGTCGGGGTCTCATGCGACACCAAATCGAGGGTCGTTTCGCTCAGTCTCGGCGGCAGCGGTGCCAAAGGAGGTAATTTTCGAGCTCTCTCTTGCTCTCAGAGTCTGAAATTTCAATTCCCGTACGATGGGTTCGGTGTTTGGAGGAAAAGTTTGGTTAGTGGAAAATTGGGTGGAAAGGTTTCGCCTTGGGTGGGAAAGCTTAGTGAGCTTAGAGTTTTATCGCTGCCTTTCAATGAACTTAGTGGCGAAATTCCGAAGGAAATTTGGGGGTTGGAGAAGCTTGAAGTGCTTGATCTTGAGGGGAATTTGTTAAACGGAAATTTGCCAACCCGGTTTTCGGGTTTGAGGACGTTGAGGGTATTGAATCTTGGGTTTAATAGAATTGGTGGGGAGATTCCTTTTTCGCTTTCGAAATGTGTGGGTTTGGAGGTGCTGAATTTGGTAGGTAATGAAGTGAGTGGAACCATCCCTGGGTTTGTTGGTAGGTTTGCAAAGTTGCGGGGGCTTTATTTGGCTCAAAATAGGTTAAATGGGTCTATACCAGCCACATTTGGAAGCTATTGTCGAAATCTTGAATATCTTGATCTGTCGGGAAATTTCCTTGTTGGGAAGATTCCTGGTAGTTTGGGGAATTGTCGGTGGTTACGgactcttttgttgttttcaaaTATATTGAATGGTGGCATTCCTCTAGAACTTGGTTGGATTCGAATGCTTGAAGTTCTAGATGTTTCAAGAAATAGCCTTAGTGGCCCAGTCCCCGCTGAGCTTGGACAATGTATCAATTTATCTGTTCTTGTCCTATCGAATCTTTTTAATCCATTGACAACCAATCAGAATACAAATGGAGATACATCAATTGATTTATCTGGTggtttggtggatgattacaaTTATTACAAAGGCTCCATTCCAGAGGAAATTACAACCCTTCCAAATTTGAAAGTAGTTTGGGCTCCAAGGGCAACCCTTGAAGGAAAGCTTCCAAGCAATTGGGGTGGTTGTGAGAACTTGGAAATGTTGAACTTAGCTCGGAACCTTTTCAGCGGAGAAGTCACTGGAGTATTTGAAAGATGCAAGAAGCTGCATTATCTAAATTTGGGATCAAATAAGCTGAGTGGGAAGATCGATGAGAAGCTTCCAGTTCCATGTATGACTGTTTTCAATGTCAGTGGGAACTTCATGTCTGGACCTGTCCCCGAGTTTCTGTACAGATTGTGCCCCCAGGTGCCCCCAAATTCAGATCTTGTCCGAGTCAACAATCCATCATTTCCATATCAAGTGCTCTTTACTTGTCAAACTCAGCTTGATAGCCGTTTGCCTCTTTCCGGTGGTAGTTTCACTGTGGTTCATGATTTTAGCGGTAACAACTTCACTGGTCCAATCCAACACCTCCCTCTTGCAACTGAGAGACTGGGGAAGCAGACTGTTTATGCATTTCTTGCTGCTGGGAACAAGCTCACGGGATCATTTCCTGAAACCTTACTAGGAAAGTGTGACGGATTAGATGGAATGATTATTGATGTTAGCGACAATAAGTTGTCAGGTCAAATTCCTTTTCAGATTGGTGCGATGTGCAGATCTCTTAGATTCCTGGATGCCTCTGGCAATCTTTTATCTGGGTTAATACCTTCAGATATTGGGCATTTGGAATCTCTTGTCTTTCTTGACTTGAGCTGGAACCAGCTGCAGGGTCAAATTCCTGCAGGTATCAGTCATTTGAAGTATCTTAAGTATCTGTCCCTGGACAACAACAATCTCACTGGTGCAATTCCTGATAGCTTTGTGTGGTTGCACTCCCTCGAAGTTCTAAAGCTGTCTTCAAATTCTCTTTCTGGGGATATTCCGCAAGGTCTTGTGAACTTGAAAAATATAACTGTTTTTCTGCTCGACAATAATAAACTCTCTGGGCACATCCCTTCAGGCCTGACTAATCTGAAATCCCTATCTACATTCAATGCCTCCTTCAATAACCTGTCTGGTTCATTTCCATTGAACAATAGCGTGATGAACTGCAGCGGTGTCCTTGGGAACCCTTTCCTTATTCCATGCCATATTGTTTCACTAACTGCTCCATCTTCAGATCAGCCAGATAGTTATGGGAGTTCACAACATAACCCTGATTCTCTATCAGCAACTACTGGTGGTGATGATAATAGTGGATTAGGCACAATCGAGATCGCATCCATAGCAGCTGCATCAGCTGTTGTTTTGGTTCTGCTCTCTCTTGTTATCCTGTTCTTTTATATGAGAAAGTGGATACCAGATTCCAGGGTTCAGGGTTTTGAATATAAAGAAATGACTCTGTTTACAGACATTGGGGCTCCGTTGACATTTGAGAATATTGTTCAAGCAACAGGGAATTTTAATGGCAGCTACCACATTGGCAGCGGAGGATTTGGGGCCACTTACAAAGCCGAAATTGCTCCAGGAATCACTGTTGCTGTGAAAAGGCTAGCTGTTGGAAGGTTTCACGGTGTTCAACAGTTTCATGCTGAGATTAAAACCCTTGGTAGGGTGAGACACCCAAACCTGGTGACTTTAATAGGTTACCATGCCAGTGAAGCTGAGATGTTgctcatatataattatttaccAGGAGGGAATTTGGAAAACTTTATCAAGGAGAGATCTCAGAGGCCTTTTAATTGGCAAATTCTCCACAAGATTGCTTTGCATATAGCCCGTGCACTTGCTTATCTGCATAGCGAGTGTATTCCACGTGTCCTACACCGTGATGTCAAGCCAAGTAACATACTGTTGGATGATGAGTTCAATGCTTACTTGTCTGACTTTGGATTATCTAGGCTTTTGGGAACTTCAGAAACACACGCAACAACTGGTCCAGCAGGGACTTTTGGGTACGTAGCACCAGAGTATGCAATGACTTGCCATGTGTCTGAAAAGTCTGATGTTTACAGTTACGGTGTGGTGCTGCTTGAATTGATGTCGTACAAAAAACCCTTGGACCCTTCGTTTTCATCACATGGCGATGGTTTCAACATTGTCTCTTGGGTGGACATGCTGTTAGAAAAGGGTCAGGATAAGGAGGTCTTCATAGAAGGGCTATGGGATGCAGGACCCCAGAATGATCTAGTCGAGATGTTGAATTTGGCTGTCGCGTGCACAGTCAAGACCCTCGCCTCTAGGCCAACAATGAAGCAAGTCGTCGAAAGATTAAAGCGAATCCAACCTATTTCAAGGAAGGCGGATAACGAGCAAAGTATAGAGCTAGCGATCATAACCTAGAAGTGTAGAAGGTATGACATTCTTGTAGTTTGTACATTTCTGCGTAGTTGAATTTTGGTTTCCAGTTTGTTGTTTTTCCTGCAACAAGCATATTCTGCTGAGCTGAGAAATTTTTTCAACCCTGCGGTTATACAAGTAGATGTCTCAGTTCATTTGCAATTGATCATCTATAATCTTAACTGAAAAATGGGTAGTAGTTGCTGCAATTTGCAGCATGTTCATAGAGAGCATAATTTTGCAGCTGACGGGTTAGCCAAATTGGGTTTAAATAGCGAAGATTTTCTAGTACTCGTGGAATCTCCTCCCTGTTTAGTTCAAACTTTCCGATGACTGCTTTGGTGTCACTAGAGCTAGACTAGTTGTTCCTTGGTGAAAAATGGGTAGCAGTTGATTGTCATGTTATCTCTTGTCATTTACTTTTTCCTATGTGTAAGAGGCAACAACTGATACAATCGCTTCGATGCGCTAAGGAATGATTTTCGCGTACCTACGTTTTTACTTTACATGCCCttatttattttggatttgTAATCAATAATCGAAGGATAATTAAgagtttaaaataaacaaaagtatGTATGAAGGGAAAATAGACGTCACGAAAATTATTACAATGTCCTAAAGAAAGGTTGCACACTATTTTTTAAACCTTAAAAATAAAACAGCACAAGCAAGCACAAGCATGCAGAGGATCTTATTACCCAACAAGTCAAATATTAGTCCAGAATAAAATCCAGAcaggattttatttttattttttaacattagAGGGAAGATACCTAAACCCACAgctattttataaattttagggGGTGCAATCGTTTCGTCTAATGCGATTCAGTCTTCACTTTGTTGGAGGAGATTCTGAGTTCAAACGTCATGAACAACAATACTTGATTAAAAGAAATGGATTCAGGGTGTTTTGGATCGTAAAGAAGAGAAACTAGACGTTGTAAGAAGACGACGACACCATATTCGTCTCTTCAGAACTTATAAGAGAAATATATAGAGCTTAAGGAAAAAAGAAAGCTATATTTTAGAGGCGCAGACAATCGCGGACCATGAACACTGCTGTCATGCatagatattaatttatttaaattccatatctagaactcaccaaaaataaaaataaataaacaaaaacaaaaaatatatatatcaaatttaaatctctctcctttttgtTTACAAAAAGTAAGGGGCAGCTGGGTTTACAACAATATGCCTAAGTGGGTTAGTGACATCGCTCCCTCCAGCATGCTTCACGAACTCTGCCGGAGACAGAAAGCTTCCATGGCATATACACATTATTCTCACTTCCTCTCCCTTCCCATATCGGTACAGAATTCCCTCAACTTTTCTACCATTTGGGCCGTCCCCTTTCGTGAAAACACAAGGCATGTCCTCCATCCCGTTCCTGCTCGTTTCCCTTTTGCTGTTTTCTTGCGTATTTGGCTTCCTAGACGGGTTCTCTATGTCGGGTTTGGGAGTTCTGGATGCGTCGTCTGTTGTTCCTGTGCCTGAAGAGCCAACGGCGTTATTACTTCGTTCTTGGAGCGACTGGTTGCTAGCGGGTGTAGGGTTTCTTGCTTCACCGCAGCTGCTGGTTCCTGTGATGTGAAGGGAAAACTATGAGGTTAGAAGTAGCAGTGTTACCTCTTTTGTTTCTTCTCCTTCACCTGTTTGTGGAATCTATGATTTCAACATTCAAATTCACATTAGCAAATTTGGAAATTTGAAGACACTGCAGGTAAGAGCCTCTTGATCGAACTTCATGTCAATCCATCCCAACAAGGTTTTCACATCGACGAAGACAGATAGAAAGAAGCCAGCTTCAGACAAGAAAGCTACTTCCATAGACTACCTGACTACATCATAAGAGTACAGTTCCTAGGATAGGCTAATCAATATTTCGTTTTGGTCAGAATGCTCTGCATCTCGGTTTAGGCTGCAATATCAAATGGAAAACAACTTCCATAGAGCACTATAAAGTTTGATATTTACTTCTCTAGATTGCTCATACCGCATCTCAGTTTGTCCACAATCCAGGGGAACGAATCACTGGCGGTAATTGCACCCTGCACTGCCTTAGTTACAGAATCGTCGTCACTTGTACCACAAGGTCCAACTCATCATTTCTCAGTTTTGTAACAGATACAAGAAAATGCTTGGTACATTACAATCGTTCTGTCACGTATCCGGCCCTACCTTGAAACTAACTATACTATTGGACAGGTTAGAGATCAGTGCAGCTGCTGCAGCATGTGCTGCAACGACATTCTTGTATAACTACTACATCATTTTCCGCTCCCCTTGGAAAATTCTCAGATAAAATCTATCATGCATGAGGGTGGAAGGTGAACACCGATCAGCTACATCTTGAATCTCCCTTGGAAACGAAAGCGATCCCTACCTGCGTCTTACAAAAATGCAGCCACAAGACACATCcttttcaaattcaaaacaatgCTAAGGAGAGGCTTTAGCTCTAACAAGAGTTTCGCTCTAAGAAAGTTTAGCTTGATATGCGTTGTTGGCCTATTCGCTAACAACCAGCAACCATGAGATGTTATAAAGTGAACTTTCGGGTACCATCCTACGGTTCCTACCCCATGTCCTCCATTTAGTGTTTGTAGTTTTGAGCTAAACCTATATTTCCCTATCAACTCGACGGTGGTGACACATCCTTTCCAAAGGGAGCTTCCACCAAAAGCTCTGTCTGTGTTTCATATCGAATTGAGTCTGTGTGATCAATCACTTTCTGGAAACTAAACCGTAACGGACAGAAAACAACTGTTTAGGTGTGTTAAGCTGAGAAACTCATGTCCCCTTTCTTGTTCCCAAATTTTAAAAGCAACCAACTTTGCATCGCACTCCATTAACTAAAGAGAGCGAGCACACACGTGATTAAAACACCCCATCCTACAACAAAGAACAAAAGAGAAAGACCACATGGGAAAACAACCTAAGATGCCATCTTCTAATGTAGCAGACTTGCCCTACACTCGTATAATCCTagtccaaaacaaaacaaaacaaaaacccacctaATCAAAGCAAAACCAATCACTTAACAACCGAATTTCAATcgaaaaaaattcatcaaaattcaGATTAAGAAACAGaattaagaaaaattgaaataccTGGAAGAGGTTTACTCTCCAATTCCGACATCCCCGATGAGCTTCCGCCTTGTGACTCCGCCGAGACCTGCGAATTGGGTTGTCCGCCAAATCCTTGCAACCCACTCAAAATCTCACCATTGAATTTCGTGAATGCATTTTTTTCCACTCCGCCACCGCCACCGCTGCCACTAGCAGCTTGCGTAGCAACTGCTGCCGCAACCCAACTAGGCAACCCGAAAGGCGGCTCCGCCGTCCGATTACCCCTACCACCCGCCAAATTGGGCCCAACTGAGCCCTCAAGTTCGCACTTCTCCTCCTCCACAGAACCCCCTTCTTTCTCGGCCTTTGAGTTCCTCTGCTTCTCCGACCTCCTCCTTTTCGCCACCAACCGCCTCAGCGTCTGCaactccttcctcttcctccactCCTCCTCCGTCTCCGCCGGAAGCGAAGAGGTCCTCATCAGCCCCGTCGTGTAC
This Pyrus communis chromosome 6, drPyrComm1.1, whole genome shotgun sequence DNA region includes the following protein-coding sequences:
- the LOC137737591 gene encoding uncharacterized protein, translating into MEELLKNQIFAIHALSGVGSVALGTALTYPLDTIKTLIQVGSGSSKQLTTTQVLKRVGYFSGNSGLYNGFLWLAAGRTLGLGARFGTYEILTAFYKDGREDNYVYVSEALLAGLVSGVVESLISSPFELIKLRAQVTSASRIPNSASLPGKEAVAPLIQRLLRGCSPDMKALNSSVALLSTLTTKHPNMTSALQEYPWMMTGSGKPPSVFSVRKPSEIISLEGWGALWRGLRPGVVRDSVFGGIFFSTWQSLHRAMLDWKAVGMDPEPRSDDEIGPLSPLAISIAAGISGSVAAAASHCFDTAKSRSECTVLPKYVSMERKLLKWGRPGNRFERVTGIHPSDRNLLFRGLGLRMARSGIASFVMVGSYFLAVDRLV
- the LOC137738044 gene encoding LRR receptor-like serine/threonine-protein kinase RPK2, with protein sequence MPSESSFSPRSRRSRFQKTKKQGEGKSQKPSAVLPFVPEKMKCHLHFKTALFLNVFCLWSSVSGEALFSEKSILLEIKSSVSDPDGVLFGWRSNSFDHHCSWVGVSCDTKSRVVSLSLGGSGAKGGNFRALSCSQSLKFQFPYDGFGVWRKSLVSGKLGGKVSPWVGKLSELRVLSLPFNELSGEIPKEIWGLEKLEVLDLEGNLLNGNLPTRFSGLRTLRVLNLGFNRIGGEIPFSLSKCVGLEVLNLVGNEVSGTIPGFVGRFAKLRGLYLAQNRLNGSIPATFGSYCRNLEYLDLSGNFLVGKIPGSLGNCRWLRTLLLFSNILNGGIPLELGWIRMLEVLDVSRNSLSGPVPAELGQCINLSVLVLSNLFNPLTTNQNTNGDTSIDLSGGLVDDYNYYKGSIPEEITTLPNLKVVWAPRATLEGKLPSNWGGCENLEMLNLARNLFSGEVTGVFERCKKLHYLNLGSNKLSGKIDEKLPVPCMTVFNVSGNFMSGPVPEFLYRLCPQVPPNSDLVRVNNPSFPYQVLFTCQTQLDSRLPLSGGSFTVVHDFSGNNFTGPIQHLPLATERLGKQTVYAFLAAGNKLTGSFPETLLGKCDGLDGMIIDVSDNKLSGQIPFQIGAMCRSLRFLDASGNLLSGLIPSDIGHLESLVFLDLSWNQLQGQIPAGISHLKYLKYLSLDNNNLTGAIPDSFVWLHSLEVLKLSSNSLSGDIPQGLVNLKNITVFLLDNNKLSGHIPSGLTNLKSLSTFNASFNNLSGSFPLNNSVMNCSGVLGNPFLIPCHIVSLTAPSSDQPDSYGSSQHNPDSLSATTGGDDNSGLGTIEIASIAAASAVVLVLLSLVILFFYMRKWIPDSRVQGFEYKEMTLFTDIGAPLTFENIVQATGNFNGSYHIGSGGFGATYKAEIAPGITVAVKRLAVGRFHGVQQFHAEIKTLGRVRHPNLVTLIGYHASEAEMLLIYNYLPGGNLENFIKERSQRPFNWQILHKIALHIARALAYLHSECIPRVLHRDVKPSNILLDDEFNAYLSDFGLSRLLGTSETHATTGPAGTFGYVAPEYAMTCHVSEKSDVYSYGVVLLELMSYKKPLDPSFSSHGDGFNIVSWVDMLLEKGQDKEVFIEGLWDAGPQNDLVEMLNLAVACTVKTLASRPTMKQVVERLKRIQPISRKADNEQSIELAIIT
- the LOC137737493 gene encoding ninja-family protein AFP3 codes for the protein MGEANERRRRAMENLSLEMDKYPRDLLQRLMCRSNDATTQLQYAEANEEEESDELELNLGLSLGGRFGVDKSAKNKLIRSSSIAGTMPFVRDDNESTAPSYTTGLMRTSSLPAETEEEWRKRKELQTLRRLVAKRRRSEKQRNSKAEKEGGSVEEEKCELEGSVGPNLAGGRGNRTAEPPFGLPSWVAAAVATQAASGSGGGGGVEKNAFTKFNGEILSGLQGFGGQPNSQVSAESQGGSSSGMSELESKPLPGTSSCGEARNPTPASNQSLQERSNNAVGSSGTGTTDDASRTPKPDIENPSRKPNTQENSKRETSRNGMEDMPCVFTKGDGPNGRKVEGILYRYGKGEEVRIMCICHGSFLSPAEFVKHAGGSDVTNPLRHIVVNPAAPYFL